A single Brassica rapa cultivar Chiifu-401-42 chromosome A04, CAAS_Brap_v3.01, whole genome shotgun sequence DNA region contains:
- the LOC103866081 gene encoding defensin-like protein 4, with product MATKSISSLAAFFFLFLVIFEMPETEAQDSECLKEYGGDVGFSFCAPKIYPTRCVRKCRADKGALGGKCTWEHGINVKCLCDFCRHESGQILSGI from the exons ATGGCAACGAAGTCGATTTCTTCCTTAGCTGCATTTTTCTTCCTCTTTTTGGTTATCTTTG AAATGCCGGAGACAGAAGCGCAGGATAGCGAGTGTCTGAAAGAATACGGTGGTGATGTTGGCTTCAGTTTCTGTGCGCCGAAGATATATCCGACGCGTTGTGTCAGAAAATGCCGTGCGGACAAGGGAGCTCTAGGTGGAAAATGCACTTGGGAACATGGCATTAATGTAAAGTGCCTATGCGACTTTTGCAGGCACGAATCTGGTCAGATTCTAA
- the LOC103866075 gene encoding protein NLP8 isoform X1, translating into MEQHPFASRENGFGYQEHMDGLTIGSGVWSFISDDMLNSSPTSELMNFNSFPTWCNIPFDTDMLFSQYGQEMSSRSHHHSFDIDELSGKRRSVLNCTIPRSLSHSLDEKMLKALSLFMQFSGSGDGVLAQVWTPVKTGDQNMLSTCGQAYLLDPRLSQYREVSRKFTFASKPNQSSYPGLPGRVFISGVREWTPNVMYYKKDEYLRVKHAIDNEVRGSIAIPILEASGASCCAVMELVTSDEKLSFDVELDSVCRALQAVDLRTSVVPRPQYLSSNQRDALAEIQDVLRALCHAHKLPLALTWIPNSGVLCIEETACYVNDMDMEGFVHACLDHPLREKEGIVGKAFVSNQPSFSSDVKAYDISEYPLVHHARKHGLNAAVALKLRSTYTGEDDYILELFLPLSLKGSLEQQLLLDSLEGTLQRVCRTLRTVSDVEATSSTPSIFSDKSSDKDSTGSQGTCEQDMSKARTAERTKGATERNVSLRVLQQHFSGSLKDAARSIGVCPTTLKRICRQHGIMRWPSRKINKVNRSLRKIQTVLDSVHGIEGGLRFDSATGEFVAVCSSNGNNAHVMAEDASCEFLKPESVDNTIKLEDDIITNGSFMEVNASDQPCALKAEQSGFNGSSQEIASGNIIEPNRSMSDSSHGSGAVMLRSSSPSMDDRNQRRAHKSNSSESGSATLTVKATYREDTTRFKFDPSVGCLQLYKEVGKRFRLQEGLFQLKYFDDEEEWVMLVTDSDLQECLEMLVGMKKQTVKFLVRDLPAARIGSSAGSNGYLGAGL; encoded by the exons ATGGAACAACACCCTTTTGCTTCCAGAGAAAATGGGTTTGGCTATCAAGAGCATATGGATGGTTTAACCATTGGTTCTGGTGTTTGGAGTTTCATCTCTGATGACATGCTCAACTCCTCTCCCACCTCTGAGCTTATGAATTTCAACTCTTTCCCCACATGGTGCAATATCCCTTTTGACACTGACATGTTGTTCTCCCAGTATGGTCAAGAAATGAGCTCTCGGAGTCATCATCACTCATTCGATATCGATGAGCTAAGTGGTAAACGACGCAGTGTACTGAACTGTACTATCCCCAGGTCTTTGAGCCACTCGTTAGACGAGAAGATGCTAAAGGCACTAAGCTTGTTTATGCAGTTCTCAGGTTCAGGAGACGGCGTTTTAGCACAAGTCTGGACTCCTGTCAAGACAGGAGACCAGAACATGCTCAGCACATGCGGTCAAGCCTATCTGCTTGACCCGAGGCTCTCTCAGTACCGTGAGGTCTCAAGGAAATTCACTTTTGCTTCCAAACCAAATCAGTCTTCTTATCCTGGTCTCCCTGGGAGAGTCTTCATCTCTGGAGTGCGCGAGTGGACACCAAACGTGATGTACTACAAGAAGGATGAGTATCTGCGTGTGAAGCACGCAATAGATAATGAAGTCCGTGGCTCCATTGCTATACCCATCCTTGAAGCATCTGGAGCATCTTGTTGTGCTGTCATGGAGCTTGTCACATCTGATGAGAAGCTCAGTTTTGATGTGGAGCTGGACTCTGTTTGCCGTGCTCTCCAG gCTGTAGACTTAAGGACATCAGTGGTCCCTCGTCCTCAG TACCTTTCAAGTAATCAAAGAGACGCCTTAGCTGAAATACAAGATGTTCTGCGAGCACTATGTCATGCACACAAGTTGCCTTTAGCTCTAACCTGGATCCCAAACTCAGGTGTTCTTTGCATAGAGGAGACCGCTTGTTATGTGAATGATATGGACATGGAAGGCTTTGTCCACGCGTGTTTGGATCATCCTCTAAGAGAAAAGGAAGGAATCGTTGGCAAAGCTTTTGTATCCAACCAACCGTCCTTTTCTTCTGATGTGAAGGCGTATGACATCAGTGAATACCCTCTTGTCCATCACGCTAGAAAGCACGGTTTGAATGCTGCTGTTGCTCTAAAACTGAGGAGCACTTACACTGGTGAAGATGATTATATTCTTGAACTTTTCTTGCCTTTAAGTTTGAAAGGAAGCTTGGAACAGCAACTTTTATTAGACAGCCTTGAGGGTACTTTGCAGAGAGTTTGTCGAACTCTGAGAACTGTTTCAGATGTGGAGGCAACTAGCTCAACTCCAAGCATATTTTCTGATAAGTCCTCTGATAAAGATAGTACAGGCTCTCAAGGCACTTGTGAACAG gATATGAGCAAAGCTAGAACAGCAGAGAGAACGAAAGGCGCCACAGAGAGGAATGTGAGCTTAAGAGTTCTCCAACAACATTTCTCTGGGAGTCTTAAGGATGCTGCAAGAAGCATTGGTG TTTGTCCCACTACACTGAAACGGATATGCAGACAACATGGGATCATGAGGTGGCCATCTCGTAAGATCAACAAAGTGAACAGATCATTAAGGAAAATACAGACGGTGCTTGACTCTGTCCATGGTATAGAAGGAGGACTGAGGTTTGACTCAGCAACGGGAGAGTTTGTTGCAGTTTGCTCTTCCAATGGTAACAATGCACATGTTATGGCTGAGGATGCCTCATGTGAGTTCTTGAAACCTGAATCAGTCGACAATACAATTAAGTTAGAGGATGATATCATCACAAACG GATCATTCATGGAGGTTAATGCTAGTGATCAGCCATGTGCTTTGAAGGCTGAACAGTCTGGCTTCAATGGCAGCTCTCAGGAAATTGCAAGTGGCAATATTATTGAGCCTAACCGGTCCATGTCAGATTCATCACACGGCTCAGGAGCAGTTATGCTTAGAAGCTCATCTCCTTCCATGGACGATAGGAACCAAAGGAGAGCACACAAAAGCAATAGCAGCGAGAGTGGATCAGCAACGCTCACTGTAAAGGCCACTTACAGAGAAGACACAACACGTTTCAAGTTCGATCCATCTGTTGGGTGTCTGCAGCTCTACAAAGAAGTTGGGAAACGCTTTAGACTGCAAGAAGGGTTGTTTCAGCTCAAGTACTTTGACGATGAAGAGGAATGGGTGATGCTGGTTACAGATTCTGATCTCCAAGAGTGTTTGGAGATGTTAGTTGGTATGAAAAAACAGACGGTGAAGTTTCTTGTTCGTGATTTGCCAGCTGCTCGTATAGGTAGTTCTGCTGGTAGCAATGGTTACCTAGGAGCAGGTTTATAA
- the LOC103866075 gene encoding protein NLP8 isoform X2, which translates to MLSTCGQAYLLDPRLSQYREVSRKFTFASKPNQSSYPGLPGRVFISGVREWTPNVMYYKKDEYLRVKHAIDNEVRGSIAIPILEASGASCCAVMELVTSDEKLSFDVELDSVCRALQAVDLRTSVVPRPQYLSSNQRDALAEIQDVLRALCHAHKLPLALTWIPNSGVLCIEETACYVNDMDMEGFVHACLDHPLREKEGIVGKAFVSNQPSFSSDVKAYDISEYPLVHHARKHGLNAAVALKLRSTYTGEDDYILELFLPLSLKGSLEQQLLLDSLEGTLQRVCRTLRTVSDVEATSSTPSIFSDKSSDKDSTGSQGTCEQDMSKARTAERTKGATERNVSLRVLQQHFSGSLKDAARSIGVCPTTLKRICRQHGIMRWPSRKINKVNRSLRKIQTVLDSVHGIEGGLRFDSATGEFVAVCSSNGNNAHVMAEDASCEFLKPESVDNTIKLEDDIITNGSFMEVNASDQPCALKAEQSGFNGSSQEIASGNIIEPNRSMSDSSHGSGAVMLRSSSPSMDDRNQRRAHKSNSSESGSATLTVKATYREDTTRFKFDPSVGCLQLYKEVGKRFRLQEGLFQLKYFDDEEEWVMLVTDSDLQECLEMLVGMKKQTVKFLVRDLPAARIGSSAGSNGYLGAGL; encoded by the exons ATGCTCAGCACATGCGGTCAAGCCTATCTGCTTGACCCGAGGCTCTCTCAGTACCGTGAGGTCTCAAGGAAATTCACTTTTGCTTCCAAACCAAATCAGTCTTCTTATCCTGGTCTCCCTGGGAGAGTCTTCATCTCTGGAGTGCGCGAGTGGACACCAAACGTGATGTACTACAAGAAGGATGAGTATCTGCGTGTGAAGCACGCAATAGATAATGAAGTCCGTGGCTCCATTGCTATACCCATCCTTGAAGCATCTGGAGCATCTTGTTGTGCTGTCATGGAGCTTGTCACATCTGATGAGAAGCTCAGTTTTGATGTGGAGCTGGACTCTGTTTGCCGTGCTCTCCAG gCTGTAGACTTAAGGACATCAGTGGTCCCTCGTCCTCAG TACCTTTCAAGTAATCAAAGAGACGCCTTAGCTGAAATACAAGATGTTCTGCGAGCACTATGTCATGCACACAAGTTGCCTTTAGCTCTAACCTGGATCCCAAACTCAGGTGTTCTTTGCATAGAGGAGACCGCTTGTTATGTGAATGATATGGACATGGAAGGCTTTGTCCACGCGTGTTTGGATCATCCTCTAAGAGAAAAGGAAGGAATCGTTGGCAAAGCTTTTGTATCCAACCAACCGTCCTTTTCTTCTGATGTGAAGGCGTATGACATCAGTGAATACCCTCTTGTCCATCACGCTAGAAAGCACGGTTTGAATGCTGCTGTTGCTCTAAAACTGAGGAGCACTTACACTGGTGAAGATGATTATATTCTTGAACTTTTCTTGCCTTTAAGTTTGAAAGGAAGCTTGGAACAGCAACTTTTATTAGACAGCCTTGAGGGTACTTTGCAGAGAGTTTGTCGAACTCTGAGAACTGTTTCAGATGTGGAGGCAACTAGCTCAACTCCAAGCATATTTTCTGATAAGTCCTCTGATAAAGATAGTACAGGCTCTCAAGGCACTTGTGAACAG gATATGAGCAAAGCTAGAACAGCAGAGAGAACGAAAGGCGCCACAGAGAGGAATGTGAGCTTAAGAGTTCTCCAACAACATTTCTCTGGGAGTCTTAAGGATGCTGCAAGAAGCATTGGTG TTTGTCCCACTACACTGAAACGGATATGCAGACAACATGGGATCATGAGGTGGCCATCTCGTAAGATCAACAAAGTGAACAGATCATTAAGGAAAATACAGACGGTGCTTGACTCTGTCCATGGTATAGAAGGAGGACTGAGGTTTGACTCAGCAACGGGAGAGTTTGTTGCAGTTTGCTCTTCCAATGGTAACAATGCACATGTTATGGCTGAGGATGCCTCATGTGAGTTCTTGAAACCTGAATCAGTCGACAATACAATTAAGTTAGAGGATGATATCATCACAAACG GATCATTCATGGAGGTTAATGCTAGTGATCAGCCATGTGCTTTGAAGGCTGAACAGTCTGGCTTCAATGGCAGCTCTCAGGAAATTGCAAGTGGCAATATTATTGAGCCTAACCGGTCCATGTCAGATTCATCACACGGCTCAGGAGCAGTTATGCTTAGAAGCTCATCTCCTTCCATGGACGATAGGAACCAAAGGAGAGCACACAAAAGCAATAGCAGCGAGAGTGGATCAGCAACGCTCACTGTAAAGGCCACTTACAGAGAAGACACAACACGTTTCAAGTTCGATCCATCTGTTGGGTGTCTGCAGCTCTACAAAGAAGTTGGGAAACGCTTTAGACTGCAAGAAGGGTTGTTTCAGCTCAAGTACTTTGACGATGAAGAGGAATGGGTGATGCTGGTTACAGATTCTGATCTCCAAGAGTGTTTGGAGATGTTAGTTGGTATGAAAAAACAGACGGTGAAGTTTCTTGTTCGTGATTTGCCAGCTGCTCGTATAGGTAGTTCTGCTGGTAGCAATGGTTACCTAGGAGCAGGTTTATAA